A DNA window from Agarivorans sp. TSD2052 contains the following coding sequences:
- the aroA gene encoding 3-phosphoshikimate 1-carboxyvinyltransferase — protein sequence MEQLTLQPISRINGEINLPGSKSVSNRALLLAALAEGETVLSNLLDSDDIRHMLNALKKLGVNYQLSEDRSRCTVNGLGRAFQLEQAAELFLGNAGTAMRPLCAALCLSQGEFTLTGEPRMEERPIGALVDALRQVGAKLTYLKNEGYPPLKISGTGLQGGKVDIDGSVSSQFLTAFLMAAPYAKQDIEISIVGDLVSKPYIDITLKMMAAFGVEVENDNYQRFVVKGQQVYRGAGEFLVEGDASSASYFLAAGAIKGGEVKVTGVGKKSMQGDVLFADVLAAMGADIEWGDDYIIARRGELSAVDMDMNHIPDAAMTIATTALFAKGTTCIRNVYNWRVKETDRLAAMATELRKVGATVVEGHDFIEVTAPQKLNHAAIDTYDDHRMAMCFSLVALSDTAVTINDPKCTSKTFPDYFDRLQQLSE from the coding sequence ATGGAACAACTAACCTTACAGCCTATTTCGCGTATTAATGGTGAAATTAATCTACCAGGCTCAAAGAGCGTATCAAACCGTGCTTTGTTGTTAGCCGCCTTAGCTGAAGGCGAAACAGTATTAAGTAACCTGCTTGATAGTGACGACATCCGTCACATGCTAAACGCGCTAAAGAAATTGGGTGTTAACTACCAATTGTCTGAAGACCGTAGTCGCTGCACAGTAAATGGCTTAGGCCGTGCATTTCAGCTTGAACAAGCCGCAGAGCTGTTTTTGGGTAACGCTGGTACAGCAATGCGCCCGCTATGTGCAGCCTTGTGCTTGAGCCAAGGCGAGTTCACTTTAACCGGTGAACCGCGCATGGAAGAGCGACCAATAGGCGCTTTAGTCGATGCATTACGTCAAGTAGGCGCAAAACTCACTTACTTAAAAAATGAGGGCTATCCGCCGCTTAAGATCAGTGGTACTGGCTTGCAGGGCGGTAAGGTTGATATCGATGGTTCGGTATCAAGTCAGTTTTTAACGGCCTTTCTTATGGCCGCACCTTACGCTAAGCAAGACATCGAGATTTCGATTGTCGGTGATTTGGTGTCTAAACCCTACATTGATATCACCTTAAAGATGATGGCAGCTTTTGGGGTTGAGGTTGAAAACGATAATTATCAGCGGTTTGTGGTTAAAGGTCAGCAAGTTTACCGTGGCGCGGGTGAGTTTTTAGTTGAAGGTGACGCCTCGTCGGCTTCTTACTTCTTGGCCGCTGGTGCGATTAAAGGCGGTGAAGTTAAAGTGACCGGCGTTGGCAAAAAGTCGATGCAAGGCGATGTATTGTTTGCTGATGTGCTAGCGGCGATGGGGGCAGACATCGAATGGGGAGACGACTATATTATCGCTCGCCGCGGTGAATTAAGTGCCGTAGATATGGACATGAACCATATCCCTGATGCGGCTATGACCATTGCCACTACAGCATTGTTTGCTAAGGGTACAACCTGTATCCGAAATGTGTACAACTGGCGTGTTAAAGAAACCGATCGTTTAGCGGCGATGGCGACAGAATTGAGAAAAGTGGGCGCGACAGTGGTTGAGGGGCATGACTTTATTGAAGTGACCGCACCACAGAAACTGAACCATGCGGCGATTGATACTTACGACGATCACCGTATGGCTATGTGTTTTTCTTTAGTGGCTTTAAGCGATACCGCGGTAACGATTAATGATCCGAAATGCACATCTAAAACTTTTCCCGATTATTTTGATCGCTTGCAACAACTTAGCGAATAA